The following are encoded together in the Mesoterricola sediminis genome:
- a CDS encoding Fur family transcriptional regulator, which yields MPRSAPTPHQTPSLRAAGMRQTPQREAILKVLKDAERPLSAEEIWSGMEKRRSGIPTVYRNLERFVSEGWAESLQGSDQVMRFVLCRSPHHHHHLTCETCGRTVEVDGCGVEEGLAAMERASGFRITRHQLTLFGQCPACRAAIPG from the coding sequence ATGCCGCGCTCCGCCCCCACCCCCCACCAGACCCCCTCCCTCCGGGCGGCGGGCATGCGCCAGACCCCCCAGCGGGAGGCCATCCTCAAGGTCCTCAAGGACGCGGAGCGCCCGCTCTCGGCCGAAGAGATCTGGTCCGGCATGGAGAAGCGCCGCTCCGGCATCCCCACCGTGTACCGGAACCTCGAGCGCTTCGTCTCCGAGGGCTGGGCCGAGAGCCTCCAGGGCTCCGACCAGGTGATGCGGTTCGTCCTCTGCCGCTCCCCCCACCATCACCACCACCTCACCTGCGAGACCTGCGGCCGCACCGTGGAAGTGGACGGATGCGGCGTGGAAGAAGGCCTCGCCGCCATGGAGCGGGCCTCCGGCTTCCGCATCACCCGGCACCAGCTCACCCTCTTCGGCCAGTGCCCCGCTTGCCGGGCCGCAATTCCTGGTTGA
- a CDS encoding two-component system sensor histidine kinase NtrB: MTPPEPVPKASGGSSPPFLPLAFRFAVSFGLLALHLAIPLESPSRGGDLYLAILAALFAESAWEAGRMTARGEGPFATPTVGWIRLNLVLDMLLVTLIVVFHGVDQERLATIYIFPVLASAFYLSIAGIVAVGLLSSAIHIAAVLLYTQQVLPPFGHSGAESAAEPYQLAYILGFTSLVIFGATLVVLVIRSQVENLRTDLSRSEAVVDELSALYRRVFESMFSGIVITDLRGRVASANPAAAKILHAHLDPGAPVEGYGFGDLQELMAQTRERRFEVSFPGPAGERRIVGGNLSPLLGAEGEPTGHLLVFQDLTEIKALEERTRLSERMAAVGELSSEMAHELRNPLASILGCVQLLKQGGQPPAMVDRVLTILLRESERVSGIVTDFLDYSRPRPVRLQAISLPALAEELRAAWETDPRRGGILLDMEDPPPVLIQGDAAWVHQVFTNLLSNARKALDGAEAPRIRIAFQRLEGRVAARVEDNGCGMTEERRRALFLPFASGFPEGTGLGMSLVFQFIQQMGWEIRVESEVGRGTAVSVEMPVASGGSRAT, from the coding sequence ATGACCCCCCCGGAACCGGTGCCCAAAGCCTCGGGCGGCAGCTCACCGCCCTTCCTGCCCCTGGCGTTCAGGTTCGCGGTCTCCTTCGGCCTGCTCGCCCTCCACCTGGCCATCCCCCTGGAGAGCCCCAGCCGGGGCGGGGACCTCTACCTGGCCATCCTGGCCGCCCTCTTCGCGGAGAGCGCCTGGGAGGCGGGGCGGATGACGGCCCGGGGCGAGGGGCCCTTCGCGACGCCGACGGTGGGGTGGATCCGCCTGAACCTGGTTCTGGACATGCTCCTGGTGACGCTGATCGTCGTCTTCCACGGGGTGGACCAGGAGCGGCTGGCGACGATCTACATCTTCCCGGTGCTGGCCTCGGCCTTCTACCTGAGCATCGCCGGGATCGTGGCGGTGGGGCTCCTCTCCTCTGCGATCCACATCGCCGCGGTGCTCCTCTACACCCAGCAGGTGCTCCCGCCCTTCGGCCATTCCGGGGCCGAGTCGGCGGCGGAGCCCTACCAGCTGGCCTACATCCTGGGCTTCACCTCCCTGGTGATCTTCGGGGCGACGCTCGTGGTCCTGGTGATCCGGAGCCAGGTGGAGAACCTGCGCACGGACCTGAGCCGCAGCGAGGCGGTGGTGGACGAGCTGAGCGCGCTCTACCGGCGCGTCTTCGAGTCCATGTTCTCGGGAATCGTCATCACCGACCTGCGGGGCCGGGTGGCCTCCGCGAACCCCGCCGCCGCGAAGATCCTCCACGCGCACCTGGATCCGGGAGCCCCGGTTGAGGGCTACGGGTTCGGCGACCTGCAGGAGCTCATGGCCCAGACCCGGGAGCGGCGCTTCGAGGTCTCGTTCCCGGGCCCGGCCGGGGAGCGCCGGATCGTCGGCGGCAACCTCTCGCCCCTCCTCGGGGCCGAGGGGGAGCCCACGGGGCACCTCCTGGTCTTCCAGGACCTCACGGAGATCAAGGCCCTGGAGGAGCGGACCCGGCTCTCGGAGCGGATGGCGGCGGTCGGCGAGCTCTCCAGCGAGATGGCCCACGAGCTCCGGAACCCCCTGGCCAGCATCCTGGGCTGCGTCCAGCTCCTGAAGCAGGGCGGGCAGCCCCCGGCCATGGTGGACCGGGTCCTGACCATCCTGCTGCGCGAATCGGAGCGCGTCAGCGGCATCGTCACCGACTTCCTCGACTACAGCCGGCCCCGGCCGGTCCGCCTCCAGGCGATCTCCCTCCCCGCCCTCGCGGAGGAGCTGCGGGCCGCGTGGGAGACCGACCCGCGCAGGGGCGGCATCCTCCTGGACATGGAGGACCCGCCCCCGGTGCTCATCCAGGGGGACGCCGCCTGGGTCCACCAGGTCTTCACCAACCTGCTCAGCAACGCCCGCAAGGCCCTGGACGGGGCGGAGGCCCCCCGGATCCGCATCGCCTTCCAGCGCCTCGAGGGCCGGGTCGCGGCCCGGGTGGAGGACAACGGCTGCGGGATGACGGAGGAGCGGCGCCGGGCCCTCTTCCTGCCCTTCGCCAGCGGCTTTCCGGAGGGCACGGGCCTGGGGATGAGCCTCGTCTTCCAGTTCATCCAGCAGATGGGCTGGGAAATCCGGGTGGAAAGCGAGGTGGGGCGGGGAACGGCGGTCTCCGTCGAGATGCCCGTGGCCTCCGGCGGGAGCCGGGCTACGTGA
- a CDS encoding LSm family protein, whose product MNRKLIRPNLTEIKEKIGRTPKAQAAADPPTVTKAPAEAVIAGAPGGSPDAASVPQGTGSPRRKIAPPEQTNAESFYYLKQMQAKTPMVIVLQDDEKLRGVIEWYDKHCLKINRVKEPNVLVPKHNIKYLYKAEEEPRIRRSRGSKKEEASSPDVELPLYD is encoded by the coding sequence ATGAACCGCAAGCTCATTCGGCCCAACCTCACCGAGATCAAGGAGAAGATCGGCCGCACCCCGAAGGCGCAGGCCGCGGCCGATCCTCCCACCGTCACCAAGGCGCCCGCGGAGGCCGTCATCGCCGGGGCTCCCGGCGGCAGCCCCGACGCGGCCAGCGTCCCCCAGGGCACCGGCAGCCCGCGCCGGAAGATCGCCCCGCCGGAGCAGACCAACGCCGAGAGCTTCTACTACCTCAAGCAGATGCAGGCCAAGACGCCCATGGTAATCGTCCTGCAGGACGACGAGAAGCTGCGCGGCGTCATCGAGTGGTACGACAAGCACTGCCTGAAGATCAACCGGGTCAAGGAACCCAACGTCCTCGTCCCCAAGCACAACATCAAGTACCTCTACAAGGCCGAGGAGGAGCCCCGCATCCGCCGGAGCCGGGGCAGCAAGAAGGAGGAGGCGTCCTCCCCGGACGTGGAACTCCCCCTCTACGACTGA
- a CDS encoding AAA family ATPase, producing METLIGDLLYWANDLKPWQQDALRRLFARGELKAADLNELVAMVKEAHGDGPPSSIPPDPLAANHIPGAGSGNSVQLVSLSELTNVNAFPDGRALSFEPSGLTVLFGENGAGKSGYARVLKNACRARRREPVQSNAFTGGAGHAQIPSAKIQVLVDGNAKEVSWVQGGNPDADLGNVSVYDSACARDYIEMEGEPGFQPYGLGHLNRLVAAQREMHRILTDEQNAIELNPAIFQPLKGGTAVGALVENPGAGTNIVELRRLATMSEADLQRIDFLEGALRELNPEPKARALDALADRLGLAAERASSALRYVTDAATAKLKGLHQSKRDADAAYELAQRQLHGGDQDGVQDKLLLGTGNAVWQTLYKAAEAFSVEYAYVGHAFPHTSSGAKCVLCQAELGPDARSRMERFATFVAGQAGAHAIGTNQTLVEALGKIRDADLEPLDKPTLEELAGSLPSLHALVLDTVAAWNARRTWLLDSSERDDWSRPEPIIPTGDPLDLQLRNAKAKLKEEASTLRKSVDPKERGKLQDELRELKARESLRGLLPAIEQFVLGSVKREALSRCLAALNTQGISTKMTALAKKHVTTALAVAMNEELSALGYKRKVRPTLDGKTSDGKTKMTLQIEGTKTDAHRVLSEGEQRAMALALFLAEVSFQGHHSTVIFDDPSTSLDHRHRRRMAQRLVALACERQVLIFTHDAVFLSEIDMALKKSGASATYKSIGWGDAAPGHVEEGLTWETKNCSMRLMEIEGVAKAIKTTAGDYPSEGDAQRIAEAYSKVRGTIERAIREEFLSNTIQPFSDAVSVESFGIVVGHPQDEVDSLMDIYDRACEATFAHDTPAERQLPLPDAEQLISDINLTLELVRKAAARRRAYQTQRGERTKARKKAFAGA from the coding sequence ATGGAGACGCTGATTGGGGATCTCCTCTATTGGGCTAATGACCTGAAGCCATGGCAACAGGACGCCTTGCGACGGCTATTTGCACGGGGCGAGTTAAAGGCTGCCGATCTCAATGAACTGGTTGCCATGGTCAAGGAGGCTCATGGCGATGGGCCGCCCAGTTCAATCCCACCAGATCCTTTGGCAGCGAATCACATCCCCGGGGCTGGGAGTGGTAATTCTGTTCAACTCGTTTCTCTTTCAGAACTTACAAACGTGAATGCATTCCCCGATGGACGGGCATTAAGCTTTGAACCTTCGGGGTTGACAGTGCTATTTGGTGAAAATGGAGCGGGGAAATCAGGTTATGCGCGCGTTCTGAAGAATGCCTGCCGCGCGCGACGGCGTGAGCCTGTGCAATCGAATGCCTTTACAGGTGGTGCCGGTCACGCGCAGATTCCATCAGCAAAAATCCAGGTTCTCGTGGATGGCAATGCCAAAGAAGTGTCGTGGGTCCAGGGAGGAAATCCCGATGCGGATCTTGGCAATGTTTCTGTCTATGACTCCGCATGCGCACGGGACTATATCGAGATGGAGGGCGAACCTGGCTTTCAGCCATATGGACTCGGACATCTCAATCGTCTTGTGGCCGCGCAAAGGGAAATGCACCGGATCCTCACCGACGAACAGAATGCCATCGAGTTGAACCCAGCGATTTTCCAGCCACTCAAAGGGGGTACGGCTGTTGGTGCTCTCGTTGAAAATCCAGGAGCGGGCACGAACATCGTTGAGCTTCGGCGGTTGGCCACGATGTCAGAGGCCGACCTGCAACGGATCGACTTCTTGGAGGGCGCGCTGCGTGAACTGAACCCGGAACCCAAGGCCCGGGCTTTGGATGCCCTTGCAGACCGTCTGGGACTTGCTGCAGAACGCGCATCCAGTGCCCTGCGATACGTAACCGACGCCGCGACCGCAAAGCTAAAGGGTCTACATCAATCTAAGCGCGATGCGGATGCTGCCTACGAATTGGCCCAAAGGCAGTTGCATGGCGGGGACCAGGACGGTGTGCAAGACAAGCTTCTGCTTGGGACGGGCAATGCCGTCTGGCAAACCTTGTATAAGGCGGCGGAGGCATTTTCTGTCGAGTATGCCTACGTGGGGCATGCATTTCCGCACACCTCATCCGGGGCGAAATGTGTTCTTTGCCAAGCGGAGCTTGGACCTGATGCGCGTTCCCGAATGGAAAGGTTTGCAACTTTCGTTGCGGGACAAGCCGGAGCCCATGCAATAGGAACCAACCAAACGCTTGTCGAAGCGCTTGGCAAGATTAGGGATGCGGATCTCGAGCCATTGGATAAGCCTACGCTTGAAGAACTGGCAGGGTCATTGCCAAGCCTCCACGCCTTGGTCCTGGATACCGTGGCCGCCTGGAATGCCAGACGAACTTGGTTGCTGGACTCCTCTGAACGAGATGACTGGAGTCGCCCGGAGCCGATCATACCCACTGGAGATCCGCTGGATTTGCAACTTCGGAATGCGAAGGCAAAGCTCAAGGAAGAAGCCTCAACCCTGCGTAAGTCAGTCGACCCCAAGGAGCGGGGCAAGTTGCAAGATGAGCTTCGGGAACTGAAGGCCAGGGAGTCCCTGAGGGGGCTACTGCCGGCCATTGAACAATTCGTCTTAGGCAGCGTCAAGCGTGAAGCATTAAGCCGCTGCCTCGCTGCGTTGAACACGCAGGGCATCTCCACGAAGATGACAGCCCTTGCGAAAAAGCATGTCACCACTGCGCTCGCCGTCGCGATGAATGAGGAACTCTCCGCCCTTGGGTACAAGCGCAAAGTCCGGCCAACCCTTGATGGCAAGACCAGCGACGGAAAGACCAAGATGACGCTTCAAATCGAAGGTACAAAAACGGATGCCCATAGGGTGCTTTCGGAAGGCGAACAGCGGGCCATGGCCCTGGCGTTGTTTTTGGCAGAAGTGTCTTTCCAGGGTCACCATTCAACGGTGATTTTTGATGACCCATCGACATCCCTGGACCACCGGCATCGTCGTCGCATGGCTCAGCGATTGGTCGCCCTCGCATGTGAGCGGCAAGTTCTGATCTTTACCCATGATGCCGTGTTCCTTTCGGAAATCGACATGGCTTTAAAAAAGTCAGGTGCATCAGCTACTTACAAATCCATCGGGTGGGGTGATGCCGCCCCAGGGCATGTGGAAGAAGGTCTTACGTGGGAAACCAAGAACTGCAGCATGCGTCTCATGGAAATCGAAGGCGTCGCGAAGGCGATCAAAACGACGGCCGGAGACTACCCGAGCGAAGGGGACGCTCAGCGCATCGCCGAAGCGTACAGTAAGGTTCGTGGGACGATTGAGCGCGCCATCCGAGAGGAATTCCTGTCCAACACGATTCAGCCCTTTAGCGATGCCGTTTCGGTTGAATCCTTCGGAATTGTGGTGGGGCACCCGCAGGATGAGGTTGATTCCCTTATGGACATCTATGACCGGGCATGTGAGGCGACCTTTGCCCACGACACGCCTGCTGAACGCCAGTTGCCCTTGCCTGATGCAGAGCAACTGATTTCAGATATCAACCTCACCCTGGAACTTGTTCGGAAGGCAGCCGCAAGAAGGAGGGCATACCAGACTCAACGAGGAGAACGAACCAAGGCGCGCAAGAAAGCATTCGCAGGCGCTTAG